A single Acidobacteriota bacterium DNA region contains:
- the pyrE gene encoding orotate phosphoribosyltransferase → MKQDDVLSQFRRLGALLEGHFKLSSGLHSPAYLQCALVLQHPAEAEKLGRALAAVMPSVEATVVLSPALGGLIIGHEVARALGVRAIFAERVDGALTLRRGFDLTPADRVVVVEDVVTTGGSTRETMEVARAAGATVVAAAAVINRSGHASPVDVPFAALAAITPPTCKPDACPLCAQGMPVTKPGSRPGK, encoded by the coding sequence ATGAAGCAGGACGATGTGCTGAGCCAGTTTCGGCGCCTGGGCGCGCTGCTCGAAGGCCACTTCAAGTTGTCGTCGGGCCTCCACAGCCCGGCGTACCTTCAGTGCGCGCTGGTGCTGCAACATCCGGCCGAAGCCGAGAAATTGGGCCGGGCACTGGCGGCGGTGATGCCCAGTGTGGAAGCCACCGTGGTGTTGTCGCCTGCACTTGGGGGCCTGATTATCGGCCACGAGGTGGCGCGGGCGTTGGGGGTGCGGGCCATTTTCGCCGAGCGCGTCGATGGCGCGCTGACGCTGCGGCGGGGGTTCGACCTGACGCCGGCAGACCGTGTGGTTGTCGTCGAAGACGTGGTGACCACGGGTGGCTCGACCCGTGAGACCATGGAAGTGGCCCGGGCTGCCGGGGCCACCGTTGTGGCCGCGGCTGCCGTCATCAATCGCAGTGGACACGCGTCACCTGTTGACGTGCCGTTTGCGGCGCTGGCCGCGATCACGCCGCCGACCTGCAAGCCCGACGCCTGCCCGCTGTGCGCGCAGGGGATGCCGGTGACCAAACCCGGGTCGAGACCGGGGAAGTAG
- the truA gene encoding tRNA pseudouridine(38-40) synthase TruA — translation MSRTLKLVLAYDGSAYVGWQRQTSGQSIQGLIEDALSRIDGAPVVVAGAGRTDAGVHALGQVASARVATTLDQPTLKRALNAILPPDVRVVSVEDAADQFHARYSASVKTYEYWIWQGDVLPPFLRASCWQIPRQLDVAAMDVAARLLEGRHDFGAFQSAGGHVKTSVRTIWSARVGVGTVRSARVASPFESAPEDDNGHPVVVRIEADGFLRHMVRAVVGTLVEVGDHRRDADTIAALLDRADRGEAGPTAPPHGLVLVRVRYGPAVAPDAGSR, via the coding sequence ATGTCCCGCACGCTCAAGCTCGTCCTCGCCTATGACGGCTCCGCCTATGTCGGCTGGCAGCGGCAGACGAGCGGCCAGTCCATCCAGGGGCTGATCGAAGACGCACTCAGCCGGATTGATGGCGCACCAGTGGTCGTGGCCGGCGCCGGCCGCACGGATGCCGGTGTCCATGCTCTGGGCCAGGTCGCCAGTGCCCGGGTCGCGACCACGCTCGATCAACCGACGTTGAAGCGAGCGCTCAACGCCATCCTCCCGCCAGATGTCAGGGTCGTCAGCGTCGAGGATGCGGCTGACCAGTTCCACGCCCGGTATAGCGCGTCCGTCAAGACGTACGAATACTGGATCTGGCAGGGTGACGTCCTCCCGCCGTTCCTGAGGGCGTCGTGCTGGCAGATTCCGCGCCAACTGGATGTCGCCGCGATGGATGTTGCAGCTCGGCTGCTCGAGGGACGCCATGATTTTGGGGCGTTCCAGTCCGCGGGAGGCCATGTCAAGACAAGCGTGCGGACCATCTGGTCGGCGCGGGTCGGAGTCGGGACCGTGCGATCTGCGCGTGTCGCGTCACCCTTTGAATCCGCCCCCGAAGACGACAATGGCCATCCGGTCGTCGTGCGCATCGAGGCTGACGGCTTCCTTCGCCACATGGTCCGGGCGGTTGTCGGGACGCTGGTTGAAGTCGGAGACCACCGTCGCGATGCCGACACGATCGCGGCGCTTCTCGACCGCGCGGACCGCGGCGAGGCAGGCCCCACCGCTCCGCCGCACGGGCTGGTGCTCGTTCGGGTGCGCTATGGGCCGGCGGTGGCGCCTGATGCAGGAAGTCGGTAA
- a CDS encoding isoprenyl transferase — MSREELLAWVAAGSSDEALARSINFDRLPAHIAIIMDGNGRWAAQRHLPRVKGHHAGIEAVRDTVETCARLGIQVLTLYAFSVENWKRPLLEVTTLMALLKRYLRLELKTLIRNNIRFRVIGRFEGLPADVQKELVKAVESTSSSTGMFFNIALNYGGRAEIVDAARRIVELGVRSEDLDERRFSEFLYTAGQPDPDLLIRTSGEMRVSNFLLWQIAYAEIYVTDVLWPDFRRRHLLEAVADFQKRDRRYGGIKQPAPTRVAQ, encoded by the coding sequence ATGTCGCGTGAAGAACTCCTGGCCTGGGTGGCTGCAGGCTCGTCAGACGAGGCGCTGGCGCGGTCCATCAACTTCGACCGGCTCCCGGCCCACATCGCGATCATCATGGATGGCAACGGGCGGTGGGCGGCGCAGCGTCACCTGCCGCGGGTGAAGGGCCATCACGCCGGCATCGAGGCCGTGCGTGACACGGTAGAAACCTGCGCGCGGCTCGGTATCCAGGTGCTGACGCTCTACGCGTTTTCGGTCGAGAACTGGAAACGCCCTCTCCTTGAAGTCACGACCCTGATGGCGTTGCTCAAGCGCTACCTGCGCCTCGAACTGAAAACGCTCATTCGCAACAACATCCGGTTCCGCGTGATCGGCCGGTTCGAAGGCCTGCCCGCCGACGTGCAGAAGGAGCTGGTCAAGGCGGTCGAATCCACCTCGTCATCGACCGGCATGTTTTTCAACATTGCGCTGAACTACGGCGGCCGCGCCGAAATCGTGGATGCGGCCCGCCGCATCGTGGAATTGGGCGTCCGGAGCGAGGATCTCGACGAGCGTCGCTTCAGCGAGTTCCTCTACACGGCTGGCCAGCCGGACCCTGATCTTCTGATCCGCACGAGCGGTGAGATGCGAGTCAGCAATTTTCTGCTGTGGCAGATTGCCTACGCCGAAATCTACGTCACCGACGTGCTCTGGCCGGATTTCCGGCGCCGCCACCTGCTCGAAGCCGTCGCCGACTTCCAGAAACGCGACCGGCGTTACGGCGGCATCAAGCAACCGGCTCCAACCCGCGTGGCCCAGTGA
- a CDS encoding phosphatidate cytidylyltransferase → MTRILSALVLIPLVVSGIWFAPQWVVVLLVEAVLVAAFIEYADLYEKAGVPMPRVPACAAAVVTCAAIAWPGQMSADLVLIAILIAVSAAVLGAYQPASHVPASAAAALFSAVYLGVPLGCLAALRGVFGREALLLVLIVVWISDSAQYYAGRLFGRHKLSPTVSPKKTVEGAIGGFVAGVAVMIALGRIWLPALSIWWLAGTGAVLVALGIAGDLFESLLKRSAQVKDSSGLIPGHGGVLDRIDALLFVGPGFYLFLRLLT, encoded by the coding sequence GTGACTCGCATCCTCAGCGCCCTCGTCCTGATTCCCCTTGTCGTTTCTGGGATCTGGTTTGCGCCGCAGTGGGTCGTGGTGTTGCTGGTCGAGGCCGTGCTCGTGGCGGCGTTCATCGAGTACGCCGATCTGTATGAGAAGGCGGGCGTGCCCATGCCGCGCGTGCCGGCCTGCGCCGCCGCTGTCGTGACCTGCGCGGCCATCGCCTGGCCGGGACAGATGTCAGCGGATCTCGTGCTGATCGCCATCCTGATTGCGGTTTCGGCGGCCGTGCTCGGCGCGTATCAACCGGCCTCGCACGTGCCGGCCTCCGCCGCGGCGGCGCTGTTCTCGGCAGTCTATCTGGGCGTGCCGCTCGGCTGTCTGGCCGCCCTCCGCGGCGTGTTCGGCCGCGAGGCCCTCCTGCTGGTGTTGATCGTGGTGTGGATCTCAGACAGCGCGCAGTACTACGCCGGGCGGCTGTTCGGCCGGCACAAGCTTTCCCCGACCGTCAGTCCCAAGAAAACGGTCGAAGGCGCCATCGGCGGATTTGTCGCCGGCGTGGCCGTCATGATCGCACTCGGCAGGATCTGGCTTCCCGCGCTCTCGATCTGGTGGCTGGCCGGCACGGGAGCTGTGCTGGTCGCGCTCGGGATTGCGGGCGACCTGTTCGAGTCGCTGCTGAAGCGCAGCGCACAGGTGAAAGACAGTTCTGGTCTCATCCCGGGACACGGCGGCGTGCTGGACCGCATCGACGCGCTGCTCTTTGTCGGACCAGGGTTCTACCTGTTCCTGAGACTGCTGACGTGA
- a CDS encoding 1-deoxy-D-xylulose-5-phosphate reductoisomerase, whose amino-acid sequence MSRLRSHAPKIRVAILGSTGSIGRSALSVVEAHPDRLEIVGLAAGSNSTLLAAQVEHHRPRVLAMATAHALDAAAHRFGAVRPALCAAGAEGLLAVATHPDVDVLLCASSGTAALEAVLAAIEARKTIALANKEVLVMAGGIVTAAARRRAVAILPVDSEHNAIHQCLHGRDHAEIKRLILTASGGPFREHSAAELKTVSPEDALRHPTWRMGRKITIDSATLMNKGLEVIEAHWLFGAGPDQIDVIVHPQSVVHSMVELCDGSIIAQLGVTDMRLPIQYAFSYPARWSGPLPSLDLVKCAPLDFQLPDHKRFPCLGLAYRALRAGGSLPVVLNAANEVAVAAFLAGRLGFLSIAEAIERAMDAHATRAVSTLVEVREADTWAREFTQELVRGYNQG is encoded by the coding sequence GTGAGCCGCCTCCGATCGCACGCTCCGAAAATCCGCGTGGCCATCCTCGGATCGACCGGATCGATCGGCCGAAGTGCGCTGTCGGTGGTCGAGGCGCATCCGGACCGCCTCGAAATCGTCGGGCTGGCCGCGGGAAGCAACTCGACGCTGCTGGCCGCCCAGGTGGAACACCACCGGCCGCGTGTGCTGGCCATGGCCACCGCGCACGCACTCGATGCGGCCGCGCATCGCTTCGGGGCTGTGCGGCCGGCTCTCTGCGCTGCCGGCGCCGAGGGCCTGCTCGCCGTGGCGACCCATCCCGACGTCGACGTGCTGCTGTGCGCTTCGTCGGGCACCGCCGCGCTCGAAGCCGTGCTGGCCGCGATCGAGGCCCGCAAGACCATCGCGCTCGCCAACAAGGAAGTGCTCGTGATGGCCGGCGGGATCGTCACGGCTGCGGCCAGGCGTCGAGCGGTCGCCATCCTGCCGGTCGACAGCGAGCACAACGCCATTCATCAGTGCCTCCACGGGCGCGATCACGCGGAGATCAAGCGGCTGATTCTCACGGCGTCTGGCGGCCCGTTCCGCGAACATTCGGCTGCCGAGCTCAAGACAGTCAGTCCCGAAGACGCCTTGCGCCACCCGACATGGCGCATGGGGCGCAAGATCACCATTGATTCCGCGACGCTGATGAACAAGGGCCTCGAGGTGATCGAGGCGCACTGGCTGTTTGGGGCGGGTCCCGATCAGATCGATGTCATCGTACACCCGCAGTCGGTCGTGCATTCCATGGTGGAACTGTGCGACGGCTCGATCATCGCGCAGTTGGGCGTCACCGACATGCGCCTGCCGATCCAGTACGCGTTTTCGTACCCCGCGCGTTGGAGCGGCCCGTTGCCATCGCTCGACCTGGTGAAATGCGCGCCACTCGACTTCCAACTGCCCGATCACAAGCGTTTTCCCTGCCTCGGCCTGGCATACCGCGCTCTCCGGGCCGGGGGGAGCCTGCCTGTCGTGCTCAATGCGGCCAACGAGGTGGCGGTCGCCGCATTCCTGGCCGGCCGCCTCGGTTTCCTGTCGATCGCCGAGGCGATCGAGCGGGCCATGGACGCCCATGCCACCCGGGCCGTGTCCACCCTGGTCGAGGTGCGCGAAGCCGACACCTGGGCTCGCGAGTTCACCCAGGAGCTGGTCCGGGGTTACAATCAAGGTTGA